The nucleotide sequence GGCCCTTGAGTTGTTGTTCAACATTTGTTTGCGCCGACAACTCTTTATCATTCAGGTGGTAACTCTCCTGGATATGTTTTGTCTCTTCTTTCAACGTCTTGCTTTCTGTTATTGCTTTTACGAGAGTTTCTTTTGCCTCGTATTCCGTTTTGGTGATATATTGTTTAGCCAGGACTTCTTCTTCAAGGAGATCGAATAACTTCTCAACGCGTTCCTTCAGCCCCTGAATGCCCTGTTCTGCCATTTCAACATCGCCATTTTCCAAGGAAGCCCGATATTCAGTCAATTCCTTTCCGATTTCCTCAACCTCTTTATCTGGGTTCAGATGGTCAAGTACATATCCCTGTGCAGTCATCTCCCGGACTCCATCTTTCAGGTCGCTGACTTGGGCAGGGATGACCGACTGGCAATCATGCAGCAGCGCTGGAATGGATTCCATCTTCCCGGATACCTGTTCAAGCATTGCCTGGATGGACAGGACTACTTCCCTTGCTTCAAGGTAGTTGCCATTCTCCGTCTTCTCATCAAACTCGATGAATTTTGCCTGGATGTTTTCAAGCATCGCTTCGAGACTAGCCTCAGCGCTTCCGAAGCTGTGGCGATGCGATAGAAGATTTTTCTTGTTATCCCTGTATTGCTCCTTAAGGCCATCAATTTCCTCGCGGTTTTTTTCTTCGCTTCCGACCAGTTCATTCAATTCGCCGAGGATCTTTTTAATCTTATCCTCTGTTTCCGTTAGCTTGCGGTCAATGACAGCAAGAGATTCCTTAGCCTTTTTGAATCTGTATTTATCAATGTACTCTTCTGCGTCAAATAAATAATCCTCGATGCCGGGCAACTTGGACGTAACAAGTTCATCCCACTCTTGGCGCCAGCGCTCGAATAGCTCCTCAGTCTGGCCCGTCATGTTCAATTGTTTTACCTTTGACATTTCATCCAGCACTGGCCGGTTCATGATATCGATTTTCCATGATTCATACCGGTCGACCTCACTGTAATACTTCCGTTTCATAAAATATCCGATTAAAAAAACAATTATTAATAAAGCAATTCCGCCAATTATGTACTCCATTGTTATCCCCCTGGCCTCACAAATTCCAAGTTCTGAATCCTTCTATATAAAATGAATTTATAAATGTGTGTATAATGTATTTATATTACCATGTAAACGACAATTTTTGACTATTAAATTCATATTTTTTGTTGAAATTATCCGAATTAAGCCGATTTAACTTGAAATCTTGCATAAGAGGAGGCCAAAAATCATGAGAGATGGCCATATCCACACATCTTTTTGCCCGCATGGCACTAAAGATTCGATAGATGACTACGTCCAGAGAGCCCTGGAGCTTGGCTACACAGAAATCACCTTTGCCGAGCACGCCCCTTTACCTGAAGGATTCATCGATCCTACACCGATGAAGGACAGCGCAATGCGTTATGAGGATTTGGACCGATATTTTCAAACAATCGAAGAAGCCACGGAAAAGTTCCGAGGGAAAATAAAAATCAATACCGGTTTTGAGATTGATTTTATCGAAGGATACGAGGTTCAGACTGTCAATTTCCTCAA is from Mesobacillus boroniphilus and encodes:
- the ezrA gene encoding septation ring formation regulator EzrA, with translation MEYIIGGIALLIIVFLIGYFMKRKYYSEVDRYESWKIDIMNRPVLDEMSKVKQLNMTGQTEELFERWRQEWDELVTSKLPGIEDYLFDAEEYIDKYRFKKAKESLAVIDRKLTETEDKIKKILGELNELVGSEEKNREEIDGLKEQYRDNKKNLLSHRHSFGSAEASLEAMLENIQAKFIEFDEKTENGNYLEAREVVLSIQAMLEQVSGKMESIPALLHDCQSVIPAQVSDLKDGVREMTAQGYVLDHLNPDKEVEEIGKELTEYRASLENGDVEMAEQGIQGLKERVEKLFDLLEEEVLAKQYITKTEYEAKETLVKAITESKTLKEETKHIQESYHLNDKELSAQTNVEQQLKGLLKRFELIDHRITENDTAQSLIKVELEEAKQQLDALVEEQKVLMEKLSALRKDEIAARDKVRDLAKKISELIRIVSKSNMPGLSQEYKYLLEDANESIKQVNEKLEEKPLDIPVVQQYLEISVLTVDKLEASTEEIVETVMLAERVIQYGNRYRSRYPSVDRGLREAEENFRNYDYRDALEQAATSIEEVEPGALKRIEKMLSEKE